The DNA region TCGGCTACGGACCAGCAAATGAAGAGACATGGATGGGATTATTATTATGGGTATTTAGATCATGTACGTGCACATGGGTTTTATCCTCCTTTCTTGTTCGAAAATGGTAAAAAGGTAAATATTAAAGGGAATACCCTTGCCAATAGTGGAAAATCTGGTGAGCCGGAAACCCCGGAAAATCGTGCAGAAAGGCATAATTTGAAAGGTAAAGTACAATATTCTCAGAACCTTTTTATGAATAAAGCCCTGAATTTTATGGAGGCCAACCGAGATAAACCTTTCTTTCTATACTTCCCAACTCAACTACCGCACGGTCCTGTGTCTATTCCTGAGATACATTCTGATTTTATAAACGATGATCGGTTGACCACAATAGAGAAGGAGTATGCCTCTATGGTTAAAATGTTGGATGATAATGTGGGGCAGCTTATGCAAAAATTGAAAGCATTGGAACTAGACCAAAATACAATTGTCATTTTTACTGCGGATAACGGTCATGAAATCTATTACGCTCAAGAAGGACGAGTTTTAAAACCGTATGCAAATATTGAAACAGGTAAGCGGTTCGATAATGTAGCACACAAATATTATAGCCACCTAGCGGGTGATGTATTTGATGGAAACGGCGGACAAGCTGGGTTGAAAAGAAGTAACCTTCAAGGCGGCATCCGGGTTCCTTTATTAATTAGATGGCCTGACCAGGTCAAACCTGGAAAAACCAGTGAGCGTCTTATTGCCAATTACGATTTGTTGTCTACACTGGCGGAAGCCACGGGTTTTAGCAAAACATTTCATACGGACGGTATTTCTTTCTACGATGAGTTAGTTAGTTCAAGCAAAGGTGACGAGCATACGTCAATTGTCTATTCATCATATACCGGGCCCACATTAATTACCAAGGAAGGGTGGAAGCTTAGAACCGATTTGAAAAAGAACGTTTTTGAACTTTTCTTTTTACCCGATGATTATAAAGAGGAGCACGACCTCTCTGGTGAACACCCCATAAAAGTGGAGGCTCTTAAAAAGGAACTTCTTAAAGTCTGTGAAGGGGATTTTAGAAACGGACTGTATACGGATAAGGGAAATATTCTAACAGTTTCCAAAGGGGAAAATAATTAGGACAATTTAGATATTCAGGTTCAAGATGAAAAGATGGGTTTTATTCGGTTTAGCAATTAGTAATTTTTGTTTTGTATCAGGACAAGAAAATGTGATTTCTATAGAAATTGATACAGCTACTTCTTTTCAGACCATTCATAATTTTGCTGCTTCAGATGCTTGGGCGGCACAATATGTTGGGCTTTGGCCAGAGGTCAAAAGAAACCAAGTTGCAGAATGGTTATTTAGTACCGAAACGGATAAAATGGGGTCTCCAAAAGGAATCGGTTTAACAGCATGGCGTTTCAATATTGGTGCAGGCAGTGCTAGACAGGGCGGTGAAAGTGGTATAAAGGATTCTTGGCGACGTAGCGAAGGTTTTTTGCAAGATGATGGTTCTTCGTACGATTGGCAAAAACAAGCAGGGCAGCAATGGTTTTTGCAAGCGGCTAAGAAAAATGGGGTAGAGCAGTTCATAGCCTTTTCAAACAGTCCGCCCGTATCAATGACAATGAATGGAAAGGGACATTCTACCAATGGTAAATCGGCAAACTTGTCCACAGAAAACTATGCAGCTTATGGCAACTTCCTCGCTGATGTACTAAAACATTTTAAAGATAGTTTAGCGATTGATTTTAATTATACCAGTCCTTTTAATGAACCACAATGGGAATGGAAAGGAGGGCAAGAAGGCTCACCTTGGAATAATGACGAGCTGGCGTCCGCAACTCGGATGATCGACTCTGTTTTTCAATCTAGAAATATATCCTCGAAGATAGAAATCACAGAAGCCGGTGCCATTGACTATTTAACGGGAAGTAAAGAGAAATATCCAAATAGAAGCGATCAAATAGAAACCTTTTTTAATCCGGATAACCCTCATTTCTTGGGTAATCTTAAAGGTCTGGCACCCAAGGTGGCTGCACATAGTTACTTTACTACTTGGAATGTTGAAAAACTTAAAAGGGAGAGAGAACGCATAGCGGAAAAATTACATAAATACCCATTTTTAGAATACTGGATGAGTGAATACTGCATCTTGGAAAATAACGAAGAAATCAAAGGCAAGGGGAGAGGGGTAGCTATGCAAACTGCTTTATATGTAGCACGTGTTATACATGCAGACCTCACGATAGCCAATGCGAGTGCATGGCATTGGTGGCTGGCAATGAGTCCCTATGATTTTAAGGACGGATTGGTATATCATGATAAGCGCGTTGACGATGGGGATATTTATGATTCAAAACTGCTCTGGGCCTTTGGTAATTATTCCCGTTTCATTCGCCCTGGAGCTTCAAGAATTTCTGCAATCTATAAAAACGATACCTCCACGGAAACATTGCAAAATGGGGTATTGATTTCGGCATATAAAAATAAGGATAACAGCGTGGTGGTAGTGGCCGTGAACCAAAAGAATACGGCTGTAGATTTAATGTTATCACTAGATCTTGAATCCTTCAAGAAAGTGAACTGCTATGTAACGGACGCCGAGCAGAACTTAAAAAGTAAGGATTTAGAAAAACAGGGGAATGATAAATATACACTGAACAGAAAATCAGTAACCACTTTTGTTTTCCGATAATAATTGAATTAAGAACAGGTAACAAATATTACGCATGGGTCATTTTAACAAAATAAGATGTGTCGCAACTATTGTAATTTTAATGATTTTTTTAAGTTGGGATGTAAGCGCACAAAATACCTGGGATACTTCTCAGAAACCGAATATTATTTTCATTCTAACTGATGATTTAGGGTTTGGTGATCTAGGCGTATTATTTCAAAAGCAGAGGACCAATAAGGGAAAAACTGGTTCTCAGTTGGAATTTACCCCAAATTTAGATCGTATGGCCGCAGAAGGAGCGTTAATGCCTCACCATTATTCTGCTGCCCCGGTTTGTGCTCCGTCTAGGGCATCCCTTTTATTAGGGCAAAGTCAGGGTCATGCTAACATTAGGGACAATCAGTTTGACAAAGCTCTGGCAAACAACCATACCTTAGGCACTATTCTGCAGGCAGCAGATTACAAAACGGCGGCTATAGGTAAATGGGGTTTGCAAGGTAAGGGCAAAGGTCCCAATTGGCCCTCCCATCCATTAAATCAAGGTTTTGATTATTATTTGGGATACATTCGCCATGGAGATGGACATGAGCATTACCCAAAAGAAGGTATTTACCGGGGTACAAAAGAGGTGTACGAGAACCGTACAAATATTACTCCCGATCTAGATAAATGTTATACAGCGGATTTATGGACTGCCGCAGCTAAAAAATGGATCGTAGATCACAAGCAAGGTGAAGAAGGTAACAAGCCGTTTTTTATGTATTTGGCTTACGATACGCCACACGCAGTTTTAGAGTTGCCTACCCAAGCCTACCCAAAAGGAGGCGGTTTAGAAGGAGGCCTGCAATGGACAGGCGAACCGGACAAAATGATAAATACGGCAAGTGGTACGGTGGATTCATGGGTGCATCCTGATTATGCCAATGCCAAGTATATTCCCGAGGGGACAAAGAAACCCGTAGCGTGGCCTGATGTATATAAACGCTATGCTACCGATACGCGTAGAATTGACAGTGCCGTTGGTGATATTATTCAGCTGTTAAAAGACTTACATATTGATGATAATACATTGGTAGTTTTTACATCTGATAATGGTCCTTCGGTGGAGTCCTATTTAGATAACCAACCGATTGTACCTACATTTTTTGAGAGCTATGGACCATTTACAGGTATTAAAAGAGATTGTTGGGAAGGCGGCGTTCGGATGCCTACTATAGCACGGTGGCCAGGCACAATTCAACAAGAAACCGTAGTTGAAAGCCCTAGTATCTCATACGATTGGATGCCTACTTTTTCAGAAATTGCCGGGATTCCCGCACCAGCGGTTACGGATGGCACATCGTTACTGCCATCTTTAAAAGGTATTGGCGATCAGCCTGAAAGTAACGTGTATATTGAGTACTACGAATCTGGGAAAACCCCTGAATATGATGCTTTCGCAAGTGATTTAAGAAAACGAAGACGGAATCAAATGCAGATGATTCGAAAAGGGGATTATGTAGGCATTCGATACGACATTCAATCGGAAAACGATGATTTTGAAATCTATAATGTAATCGACGATTCGCGACAATCCAAAAATCTTGCTTCAGAAGCTAATTTCAAATCCTTACAAGAAGAAATGAAAGGCGCCGTTTTGCAGCAAAGGATGCCGAACCCAAGTGCTGCCAGACCCTATGACGATGCTCTGGTTCCTTCCGTATCAATAGAAAATTTAAAAAAGGGTATTGTTTACAAATCTTTCAAAGGGTATTTTCCTTGGGTGCCACGTACTGAAGGCTTATCTCCTGTGGATGCTGGAGTCGTTCATGAAATAAGGTCGGCCATAAATAGTAAAGAGGAAAGTGATGTAACTTATTTTGAAGGGTATATTAAAGTTCCTTCTGATGGAGAATATAATTTTTACCTAAGAACTGGCCGCAGTGGAGTATTGCGCATACATGAATCTACGGTTATTGATGCCGACTTCGAATATGTCAAAAACTCTAATATGAGAGGGAAGTATCGGTTAGAGGCAGGCTTGCATCCAATTCGGCTTTATTTAAAAAATGGAAGAAAAGGAAAGCCACAATTTAATTTGGAATGGAGTGGGCCAGGTTTTACACGAGAAACAATTCCTGCGGAATTGATTTTTCATTAAAGGCGATATTTGGCTACTATAGCTAATAGAACCTTTTTTAGTTGCTGATTTTGAATATAAAGTTGTCTAAATAGGGGGGTGATTTTCAAATCTATAAAATAAAATAATTTCAAGACTCTACTATTGCCGCCCACTAAAAGCATTCCGTTAAGCACACCCACGGCTAAATGGATTTAGTGGTTTGACTTAGAGCTGTAATACGGGCCGTTCAGAAATCGAAATTATTATCTTTTCATATCTCATTTTTAGGAGCGATGCTAAAGACAGGTTAAAGTTGAGTCTATATTATTTTTTACTGGATTATAGTAATTACTTTTCTACTTATTCATTTCAAAACGAACTAAATGAACTTGACCTTTCTTTCCTTTCATTGCTATGCCCCAACCTGGTGTTTCTGTAGCGGTATTTCCATCTTCTAAATCGGGTCGGTATAAGCCTGGTGCTTTAGGAATATGGGTTAGACTATCTTGCAGAATTGAAAAATGTATGCCATCATCAGCGCTATATATACTTTTGCTTATTGAGGTAAGCGCGGCAATATTTGTATTGTTTTTCCATATCAAAACTTCATGGCTTTTATCTAAAAGGGAACCTTTATGTTTTATGAAGGGTCCTTCAGGTTTTTCTGCGTATGCAACACTCATTTCGGTTAGACCTGGCCCTTTTGCTCCATCTACAATAGATCTTCCTTTATAGAAGAGCCATATTTTATTGTCTTTGACCAACATGCTGGCATCGTCTATTCTGTAACTGTCAAAATCTTCCGGGGTTTCACTAACAGTCAAAACAGGATTGTTCTCTACTCTTTTGAAAGGACCTTCAGGACTATCGGAAACAGCAAGTCCGATTGCCGTAAAGTCGGTTGTATGGTTTCCCTCAAATTCATTGTTCGGGTTTCCTGGCGTTGGTTGCACACCGGTATAATACAGGTAATATTTACCATTGTAGACCAGAATATTAGGTGTAAAAACGGAATGGCTATCAAATCCCCCTTTTTTTCCTATATCAAGAGCCATACCTTGTTCTTGCCAAGTGTAACCTTCATCTTTTGAGGTTGCGTACCAAATAGTAGCCCAATAACCGGAGGTTACCGGACTATCCATTCTAGAATACCAAACATAATACGTGTCTCCTACTTTTATAATGTCACTATTATCACGTCTGTTATAGGTACTATCAGGACCAATACCTTTAATCTCTTGATAGGTAAAATTATAAAAATTTGAATTCGATGGTTTTACCGATGATGTTTCTATGGATTTATTTTCATTTTTCGATTTACAGCTTACTAAAGAAATTAGGGCAATTGCCATAAAAGTTTTAAAGTAACCTAAACTGTTTTGATTTATTAGTTTCATAGGTGTGATGGGGTTCTATTAAATGACTTAGTTAAAAAGATAAAGTTGATGCTGGACTTTATTGGGAGAATATATTATGATTGTTATCTCCTTTTTCAAGCACAGGTATAGTAAAAATTCATGTTCTATATAATTGCTTTAGGGTGAATATGCTGGTTGCTTATAGGCTTGATTGAACACATATCTATTTCAACTAAAATATCTAGGTAAGGTGTTGCAAACCGTTTACTGTCCAACAATGGCAGAGGAAGAAACATAGACTTATTTTAATGCTTCCCATCCAAATCAACCTTTTTAGTCCCTTTCAAAGCTTTATCTGCATCTGTTTGTATTGCGGTGGTGGCATGTTGTTCATTAGCCGTTTCAATCTCAAAAGACCAGGCATATTTACTCTTGCCCAAATCTTTTGGAGGAAGTATTTTCAAGCCTTCATTTGTTATATTCCATTCAACCTCGCCATTATAGCCTAGTAAATTTACAGATTTAACCTCCTCTTTTTTCCAGCCTTTTGTAGCCTCGATCGTTATCCAAGAAGATGGCTTTTCCAATGCAATTGCGTACAAAGTTTTTCCTTTGGTAGTAAAAGCTAAGTTTGCTTCTTTTTGGTCGTTTACCTTCCAATATCGAGTTCCATAAATAGCCTCACCGTTTATATCCAGCCACCTACCCATTTCGTGCAATCGATTTATTTGCTCTTGGGGAATAGTGCCATCGCCCTTGGGGCCTATATTCACTAAAAAGTTGCCGTTTCGGGAGATTACCTCCACCATCTCTGTAATAATATCAGCTACTGTTTTATAAGTGTCATTCTCTAAATAGCCGAAGGAGGTCCCAAAGGTGGTACAGCTCTGCCATTTTGGACCAATTACTTCTAATTTTAAGTTATCCTTTTCCAAACATCCTACCCCGTCAGGCCAGTTTCTATTTGATCCTTTGTTATTGACATAAACTTCCTGTCCATTTTCAATTCCGTTATTCATAAAATCAGTAATCATTAACCTGTTCTGGTCATACAGATATTGTATTTCTGGCTTAAACACTTTGGGTTCTACTTGCGTGTTGTTTCCATCTCTAGTAAAAATCGGAATATCATCGATCCACAAAAAGTCGGGTTGGTATTTCTTCTGAATTTCCTTCCAACGGCTTACATATTCATCAACAGCTTCTTTGCTGAATCCAAAAGGGCCATAAAGCAATTTTGCTTCTGGATTTCTTTTGATTTCCTCCAAAATATCATAATGTGGTTCTGCATCAACTACGTACTGTTTTGTTGTAAAAAAGCTAGTGTGTCTTTCTCTGTGGTAGGATGGAGCATATTTTAAACCTACTTTTTTGACCGCAGTCCCTAAAT from Zobellia alginiliquefaciens includes:
- a CDS encoding family 43 glycosylhydrolase; the protein is MKLINQNSLGYFKTFMAIALISLVSCKSKNENKSIETSSVKPSNSNFYNFTYQEIKGIGPDSTYNRRDNSDIIKVGDTYYVWYSRMDSPVTSGYWATIWYATSKDEGYTWQEQGMALDIGKKGGFDSHSVFTPNILVYNGKYYLYYTGVQPTPGNPNNEFEGNHTTDFTAIGLAVSDSPEGPFKRVENNPVLTVSETPEDFDSYRIDDASMLVKDNKIWLFYKGRSIVDGAKGPGLTEMSVAYAEKPEGPFIKHKGSLLDKSHEVLIWKNNTNIAALTSISKSIYSADDGIHFSILQDSLTHIPKAPGLYRPDLEDGNTATETPGWGIAMKGKKGQVHLVRFEMNK
- a CDS encoding arylsulfatase, coding for MSKITFLVTLMLCVLFSSCDSNKNSKTVKKKTNIILIYADDLGVGLLGQEGQKIIKTPHIDALAREGMRFTNAYSNMLCAPARASLITGLRDCRAEKFEITPGAMYKKISTENVSYAQIENRINKALRPISEDQVFLGQIAKEAGYKTGQIGKLEWGFSATDQQMKRHGWDYYYGYLDHVRAHGFYPPFLFENGKKVNIKGNTLANSGKSGEPETPENRAERHNLKGKVQYSQNLFMNKALNFMEANRDKPFFLYFPTQLPHGPVSIPEIHSDFINDDRLTTIEKEYASMVKMLDDNVGQLMQKLKALELDQNTIVIFTADNGHEIYYAQEGRVLKPYANIETGKRFDNVAHKYYSHLAGDVFDGNGGQAGLKRSNLQGGIRVPLLIRWPDQVKPGKTSERLIANYDLLSTLAEATGFSKTFHTDGISFYDELVSSSKGDEHTSIVYSSYTGPTLITKEGWKLRTDLKKNVFELFFLPDDYKEEHDLSGEHPIKVEALKKELLKVCEGDFRNGLYTDKGNILTVSKGENN
- a CDS encoding glycoside hydrolase family 30 protein — encoded protein: MKRWVLFGLAISNFCFVSGQENVISIEIDTATSFQTIHNFAASDAWAAQYVGLWPEVKRNQVAEWLFSTETDKMGSPKGIGLTAWRFNIGAGSARQGGESGIKDSWRRSEGFLQDDGSSYDWQKQAGQQWFLQAAKKNGVEQFIAFSNSPPVSMTMNGKGHSTNGKSANLSTENYAAYGNFLADVLKHFKDSLAIDFNYTSPFNEPQWEWKGGQEGSPWNNDELASATRMIDSVFQSRNISSKIEITEAGAIDYLTGSKEKYPNRSDQIETFFNPDNPHFLGNLKGLAPKVAAHSYFTTWNVEKLKRERERIAEKLHKYPFLEYWMSEYCILENNEEIKGKGRGVAMQTALYVARVIHADLTIANASAWHWWLAMSPYDFKDGLVYHDKRVDDGDIYDSKLLWAFGNYSRFIRPGASRISAIYKNDTSTETLQNGVLISAYKNKDNSVVVVAVNQKNTAVDLMLSLDLESFKKVNCYVTDAEQNLKSKDLEKQGNDKYTLNRKSVTTFVFR
- a CDS encoding alpha-L-fucosidase, giving the protein MSIKNLIPIAITILMFMACNTNKTKKETVKPPYDGSWESLQKMPVPNWFNDGKIGIFIHWGPYSVIGHRKSGKGYAEHVPKLIYSDSSYYYPYLRERWGAAPPEFGYKDIIPEFKAENWNPDEWAELFAKVGAKYVVLTAEHHDGWANWDSELTPWNAVDKGPKRDLVGDLGTAVKKVGLKYAPSYHRERHTSFFTTKQYVVDAEPHYDILEEIKRNPEAKLLYGPFGFSKEAVDEYVSRWKEIQKKYQPDFLWIDDIPIFTRDGNNTQVEPKVFKPEIQYLYDQNRLMITDFMNNGIENGQEVYVNNKGSNRNWPDGVGCLEKDNLKLEVIGPKWQSCTTFGTSFGYLENDTYKTVADIITEMVEVISRNGNFLVNIGPKGDGTIPQEQINRLHEMGRWLDINGEAIYGTRYWKVNDQKEANLAFTTKGKTLYAIALEKPSSWITIEATKGWKKEEVKSVNLLGYNGEVEWNITNEGLKILPPKDLGKSKYAWSFEIETANEQHATTAIQTDADKALKGTKKVDLDGKH
- a CDS encoding sulfatase-like hydrolase/transferase, with translation MIFLSWDVSAQNTWDTSQKPNIIFILTDDLGFGDLGVLFQKQRTNKGKTGSQLEFTPNLDRMAAEGALMPHHYSAAPVCAPSRASLLLGQSQGHANIRDNQFDKALANNHTLGTILQAADYKTAAIGKWGLQGKGKGPNWPSHPLNQGFDYYLGYIRHGDGHEHYPKEGIYRGTKEVYENRTNITPDLDKCYTADLWTAAAKKWIVDHKQGEEGNKPFFMYLAYDTPHAVLELPTQAYPKGGGLEGGLQWTGEPDKMINTASGTVDSWVHPDYANAKYIPEGTKKPVAWPDVYKRYATDTRRIDSAVGDIIQLLKDLHIDDNTLVVFTSDNGPSVESYLDNQPIVPTFFESYGPFTGIKRDCWEGGVRMPTIARWPGTIQQETVVESPSISYDWMPTFSEIAGIPAPAVTDGTSLLPSLKGIGDQPESNVYIEYYESGKTPEYDAFASDLRKRRRNQMQMIRKGDYVGIRYDIQSENDDFEIYNVIDDSRQSKNLASEANFKSLQEEMKGAVLQQRMPNPSAARPYDDALVPSVSIENLKKGIVYKSFKGYFPWVPRTEGLSPVDAGVVHEIRSAINSKEESDVTYFEGYIKVPSDGEYNFYLRTGRSGVLRIHESTVIDADFEYVKNSNMRGKYRLEAGLHPIRLYLKNGRKGKPQFNLEWSGPGFTRETIPAELIFH